One Manduca sexta isolate Smith_Timp_Sample1 chromosome 28, JHU_Msex_v1.0, whole genome shotgun sequence DNA window includes the following coding sequences:
- the LOC115450468 gene encoding uncharacterized protein LOC115450468 isoform X2, whose translation MALLWCVVACALTVAHAQSNYGSQANNIEYQGDRLPEQTVLDGKVTKLDDLSPVIFLNRTKAVLNCAAGAMQIELKFNEKFYGIAYADFDRHSACQVVGKGALSYKLELPLKGCGTKQDPLRVFTNNIVVRFHPGLEMDGDEVITIVCRYPPPIVSKPIFNPLILPAESGPLPAKAPLAGTHILMIICAILFLTMLLLGLGVSYLCLRRRALPAPRRLIDDSSASIISRESIQEVKIPRAHPVYPAGEAASVASDTIPSDYPSETPSEADAAHTNHAFMMDESYHSEGAPPAFDVRVRVQRPPAPPSPHSTITLTETDGGSMRHTVEEQARGQSVRTVSPVSLPLPARAALLPPPERPPRPARPAHHPAHPALYSHVARDKQEWSRRPRSIVSLNTEMTDTHSVTEVTDGSHARMFHLKKPAPPPPVMNERLETEEHEMMMESLEPLPETPIMPARKPEITSHVVDDVFLRTITEKKTIEDIERHKRLVTEYKQVPAPPPQFDVMIRNHTVPDAQWENFSDISSASGLTLTPKMERVPFSLPPQKIIGKGGPDLFSPELIKQTSNVYQPPSHGDLPLLPELPPARNPLYREEDDEDVPEPTPMPPVPPNWTVLTRVLKTEAQDEVLSESERSVRLTRAERLRWRAVLTHESALRRELARSVTREEFTRVATDRRFAQLYEPPKWDVIIRILAPPTDKPKNRYRKKTEWDSRSRRSSLPTLYEYDSDAASLREPPRSRRSSYRSDHVDMRSMSEMMVDYAREQADTHSEVSAGTQLGRYYDDDSDTEHPFHQSQPWSRHSLHRSVSQPSLARSNTEVVEQWTAPEGDVTPTPGRRVRGPQGLTTFTTSEVRTFQASTREWRQ comes from the exons ATGGCGTTGTTATGGTGTGTGGTGGCATGCGCGCTGACGGTTGCGCATGCGCAGTCCAATTATGGATCTCAGGCGAACAACATAGAGTATCAGGGTGATCGGCTCCCCGAACAAACTGTACTTGACGGGAAG GTGACAAAACTAGACGACTTGAGTCCAGTGATCTTCCTGAACAGGACTAAAGCGGTTCTCAACTGCGCTGCCGGCGCTATGCAG ATCGAGTTAAAGTTTAACGAGAAATTCTACGGCATCGCATACGCGGACTTCGACAGACATTCGGCATGTCAGGTGGTCGGCAAGGGCGCGCTCTCTTACAAACTTGAGCTGCCTTTGAAAGGATGTGGGACGAAACAG GATCCCCTACGCGTGTTCACAAACAACATCGTGGTGCGGTTCCACCCGGGGCTGGAGATGGATGGTGACGAGGTGATCACCATCGTGTGCCGCTACCCGCCGCCCATCGTCTCCAAGCCTATTTTCAACCCGCTCATTTTGCC AGCAGAGAGCGGTCCCCTGCCAGCGAAGGCTCCTCTGGCCGGCACGCACATCCTGATGATAATCTGCGCGATCTTGTTCCTGACGATGCTGCTGCTGGGGCTGGGTGTGTCGTACTTGTGTCTGCGCAGGCGCGCGTtgcccgcgccgcgccgacTCATCGACGATTCCTCCGCCTCTATCATTAGCAGGGAGAGCATACAGG AAGTGAAGATCCCCCGCGCGCACCCCGTGTACCCCGCGGGCGAGGCGGCGAGCGTGGCGTCCGACACCATCCCGTCGGACTACCCGTCCGAGACGCCGAGCGAGGCCGACGCCGCGCACACCAACCACGCCTTCATGATGGACGAGAGCTACCACAGCGAAG GCGCGCCGCCCGCGTTCgacgtgcgcgtgcgcgtgcagcgcccgcccgcgccgccctcgCCGCACTCCACCATCACGCTCACCGAGACCGATGGAGGCAGCATGAG ACACACGGTGGAGGAGCAGGCGCGCGGTCAGTCAGTGCGCACGGTGTCGCCGGTGTCGCTGCCGCTgccggcgcgcgcggcgctgcTCCCGCCGCCCGAgcgcccgccgcgccccgcGCGCCCCGCACACCACCCCGCACACCCCGCGCTATACTCGCACGTCGCGAGGGACAAACAG GAGTGGTCTCGGCGCCCGCGGTCCATCGTCTCGCTCAACACAGAGATGACGGACACACACTCCGTCACCGAGGTCACGGACGGATCGCACGCGAGGATGTTCCATCTCAAG AAACCCGCGCCGCCCCCGCCGGTGATGAACGAGCGGCTGGAGACGGAGGAGCACGAGATGATGATGGAGAGCCTCGAGCCGTTGCCCGAGACGCCTATCATGCCAGCCAg AAAACCAGAGATCACATCTCACGTGGTTGACGACGTGTTCCTGCGCACAATCACCGAGAAGAAGACTATTGAAGATATCGAGCGTCATAAGCGCCTTGTGACTGAGTATAAACAG GTGCCAGCCCCGCCGCCGCAGTTCGACGTGATGATCCGCAACCACACCGTGCCGGACGCGCAGTGGGAGAACTTCTCCGACATCAGCAGCGCCTCCGGACTCACTCTCACGCCCAAGATGGAGCGCGTGCCCTTCTCACTGCCGCCGCAGAAGATTATcg GAAAAGGCGGTCCAGATCTCTTCTCTCCAGAATTAATCAAGCAGACGAGCAACGTGTACCAGCCGCCGTCTCACGGAGACCTGCCACTGCTGCCCGAGTTGCCTCCCGCACGCAACCCTCTGTACCGCGAGGAGGACGACGAGGACGTGCCCGAGCCCACGCCGATGCCGCCAGTGCCGCCAAACTGGACCGTGCTCACTAGAGTGCTGAAGACCGAAGCGCAGGACGAG GTGCTGTCGGAGTCGGAGCGCAGCGTGCGGCTGACGCGCGCGGAGCGGCTCCGCTGGCGCGCGGTGCTGACGCACGAGAGCGCGCTGCGCCGCGAGCTGGCGCGCTCCGTCACGCGCGAGGAGTTCACGCGCGTCGCCACCGACCGCCGCTTCGCGCAGCTCTACGAGCCGCCCAAGTGGGACGTCATCATCCGCATACTGGCGCCGCCAACAGATAAACCCAAG AACCGGTACCGCAAGAAGACGGAGTGGGACTCGCGGTCGCGGCGCAGCTCGCTGCCGACGCTGTACGAGTACGACAGTGACGCGGCGTCGCTGCGGGAgccgccgcgctcgcgccgCTCCTCCTACCGCAGCGACCACGTCGACATGAG gtcAATGTCTGAGATGATGGTGGACTATGCGCGGGAGCAAGCTGACACGCACTCGGAGGTGTCGGCGGGTACGCAGCTCGGCCGCTACTACGACGACGACAGCGACACAGAGCATCCGTTCCACCAGAGCCA GCCGTGGTCGCGTCACTCGCTGCACCGCTCCGTGAGCCAGCCCTCCCTCGCGCGCTCCAACACGGAGGTCGTGGAGCAGTGGACCGCGCCTGAGGGAGACGTCACTCCCACCCCGGGACGCAGGGTCAGAG GTCCTCAAGGTCTTACAACGTTCACAACATCAGAAGTACGAACATTCCAAGCGTCTACCAGAGAATGGCGTCAATAA
- the LOC115450468 gene encoding uncharacterized protein LOC115450468 isoform X1: MALLWCVVACALTVAHAQSNYGSQANNIEYQGDRLPEQTVLDGKVTKLDDLSPVIFLNRTKAVLNCAAGAMQIELKFNEKFYGIAYADFDRHSACQVVGKGALSYKLELPLKGCGTKQDPLRVFTNNIVVRFHPGLEMDGDEVITIVCRYPPPIVSKPIFNPLILPAESGPLPAKAPLAGTHILMIICAILFLTMLLLGLGVSYLCLRRRALPAPRRLIDDSSASIISRESIQEVKIPRAHPVYPAGEAASVASDTIPSDYPSETPSEADAAHTNHAFMMDESYHSEGYGEMVETSASNGRMVSGAPPAFDVRVRVQRPPAPPSPHSTITLTETDGGSMRHTVEEQARGQSVRTVSPVSLPLPARAALLPPPERPPRPARPAHHPAHPALYSHVARDKQEWSRRPRSIVSLNTEMTDTHSVTEVTDGSHARMFHLKKPAPPPPVMNERLETEEHEMMMESLEPLPETPIMPARKPEITSHVVDDVFLRTITEKKTIEDIERHKRLVTEYKQVPAPPPQFDVMIRNHTVPDAQWENFSDISSASGLTLTPKMERVPFSLPPQKIIGKGGPDLFSPELIKQTSNVYQPPSHGDLPLLPELPPARNPLYREEDDEDVPEPTPMPPVPPNWTVLTRVLKTEAQDEVLSESERSVRLTRAERLRWRAVLTHESALRRELARSVTREEFTRVATDRRFAQLYEPPKWDVIIRILAPPTDKPKNRYRKKTEWDSRSRRSSLPTLYEYDSDAASLREPPRSRRSSYRSDHVDMRSMSEMMVDYAREQADTHSEVSAGTQLGRYYDDDSDTEHPFHQSQPWSRHSLHRSVSQPSLARSNTEVVEQWTAPEGDVTPTPGRRVRGPQGLTTFTTSEVRTFQASTREWRQ; this comes from the exons ATGGCGTTGTTATGGTGTGTGGTGGCATGCGCGCTGACGGTTGCGCATGCGCAGTCCAATTATGGATCTCAGGCGAACAACATAGAGTATCAGGGTGATCGGCTCCCCGAACAAACTGTACTTGACGGGAAG GTGACAAAACTAGACGACTTGAGTCCAGTGATCTTCCTGAACAGGACTAAAGCGGTTCTCAACTGCGCTGCCGGCGCTATGCAG ATCGAGTTAAAGTTTAACGAGAAATTCTACGGCATCGCATACGCGGACTTCGACAGACATTCGGCATGTCAGGTGGTCGGCAAGGGCGCGCTCTCTTACAAACTTGAGCTGCCTTTGAAAGGATGTGGGACGAAACAG GATCCCCTACGCGTGTTCACAAACAACATCGTGGTGCGGTTCCACCCGGGGCTGGAGATGGATGGTGACGAGGTGATCACCATCGTGTGCCGCTACCCGCCGCCCATCGTCTCCAAGCCTATTTTCAACCCGCTCATTTTGCC AGCAGAGAGCGGTCCCCTGCCAGCGAAGGCTCCTCTGGCCGGCACGCACATCCTGATGATAATCTGCGCGATCTTGTTCCTGACGATGCTGCTGCTGGGGCTGGGTGTGTCGTACTTGTGTCTGCGCAGGCGCGCGTtgcccgcgccgcgccgacTCATCGACGATTCCTCCGCCTCTATCATTAGCAGGGAGAGCATACAGG AAGTGAAGATCCCCCGCGCGCACCCCGTGTACCCCGCGGGCGAGGCGGCGAGCGTGGCGTCCGACACCATCCCGTCGGACTACCCGTCCGAGACGCCGAGCGAGGCCGACGCCGCGCACACCAACCACGCCTTCATGATGGACGAGAGCTACCACAGCGAAG GGTACGGGGAGATGGTGGAGACGAGCGCGTCTAACGGTCGCATGGTGTCAGGCGCGCCGCCCGCGTTCgacgtgcgcgtgcgcgtgcagcgcccgcccgcgccgccctcgCCGCACTCCACCATCACGCTCACCGAGACCGATGGAGGCAGCATGAG ACACACGGTGGAGGAGCAGGCGCGCGGTCAGTCAGTGCGCACGGTGTCGCCGGTGTCGCTGCCGCTgccggcgcgcgcggcgctgcTCCCGCCGCCCGAgcgcccgccgcgccccgcGCGCCCCGCACACCACCCCGCACACCCCGCGCTATACTCGCACGTCGCGAGGGACAAACAG GAGTGGTCTCGGCGCCCGCGGTCCATCGTCTCGCTCAACACAGAGATGACGGACACACACTCCGTCACCGAGGTCACGGACGGATCGCACGCGAGGATGTTCCATCTCAAG AAACCCGCGCCGCCCCCGCCGGTGATGAACGAGCGGCTGGAGACGGAGGAGCACGAGATGATGATGGAGAGCCTCGAGCCGTTGCCCGAGACGCCTATCATGCCAGCCAg AAAACCAGAGATCACATCTCACGTGGTTGACGACGTGTTCCTGCGCACAATCACCGAGAAGAAGACTATTGAAGATATCGAGCGTCATAAGCGCCTTGTGACTGAGTATAAACAG GTGCCAGCCCCGCCGCCGCAGTTCGACGTGATGATCCGCAACCACACCGTGCCGGACGCGCAGTGGGAGAACTTCTCCGACATCAGCAGCGCCTCCGGACTCACTCTCACGCCCAAGATGGAGCGCGTGCCCTTCTCACTGCCGCCGCAGAAGATTATcg GAAAAGGCGGTCCAGATCTCTTCTCTCCAGAATTAATCAAGCAGACGAGCAACGTGTACCAGCCGCCGTCTCACGGAGACCTGCCACTGCTGCCCGAGTTGCCTCCCGCACGCAACCCTCTGTACCGCGAGGAGGACGACGAGGACGTGCCCGAGCCCACGCCGATGCCGCCAGTGCCGCCAAACTGGACCGTGCTCACTAGAGTGCTGAAGACCGAAGCGCAGGACGAG GTGCTGTCGGAGTCGGAGCGCAGCGTGCGGCTGACGCGCGCGGAGCGGCTCCGCTGGCGCGCGGTGCTGACGCACGAGAGCGCGCTGCGCCGCGAGCTGGCGCGCTCCGTCACGCGCGAGGAGTTCACGCGCGTCGCCACCGACCGCCGCTTCGCGCAGCTCTACGAGCCGCCCAAGTGGGACGTCATCATCCGCATACTGGCGCCGCCAACAGATAAACCCAAG AACCGGTACCGCAAGAAGACGGAGTGGGACTCGCGGTCGCGGCGCAGCTCGCTGCCGACGCTGTACGAGTACGACAGTGACGCGGCGTCGCTGCGGGAgccgccgcgctcgcgccgCTCCTCCTACCGCAGCGACCACGTCGACATGAG gtcAATGTCTGAGATGATGGTGGACTATGCGCGGGAGCAAGCTGACACGCACTCGGAGGTGTCGGCGGGTACGCAGCTCGGCCGCTACTACGACGACGACAGCGACACAGAGCATCCGTTCCACCAGAGCCA GCCGTGGTCGCGTCACTCGCTGCACCGCTCCGTGAGCCAGCCCTCCCTCGCGCGCTCCAACACGGAGGTCGTGGAGCAGTGGACCGCGCCTGAGGGAGACGTCACTCCCACCCCGGGACGCAGGGTCAGAG GTCCTCAAGGTCTTACAACGTTCACAACATCAGAAGTACGAACATTCCAAGCGTCTACCAGAGAATGGCGTCAATAA
- the LOC115450468 gene encoding uncharacterized protein LOC115450468 isoform X3, producing MALLWCVVACALTVAHAQSNYGSQANNIEYQGDRLPEQTVLDGKVTKLDDLSPVIFLNRTKAVLNCAAGAMQIELKFNEKFYGIAYADFDRHSACQVVGKGALSYKLELPLKGCGTKQDPLRVFTNNIVVRFHPGLEMDGDEVITIVCRYPPPIVSKPIFNPLILPAESGPLPAKAPLAGTHILMIICAILFLTMLLLGLGVSYLCLRRRALPAPRRLIDDSSASIISRESIQEVKIPRAHPVYPAGEAASVASDTIPSDYPSETPSEADAAHTNHAFMMDESYHSEGYGEMVETSASNGRMVSGAPPAFDVRVRVQRPPAPPSPHSTITLTETDGGSMRHTVEEQARGQSVRTVSPVSLPLPARAALLPPPERPPRPARPAHHPAHPALYSHVARDKQKPAPPPPVMNERLETEEHEMMMESLEPLPETPIMPARKPEITSHVVDDVFLRTITEKKTIEDIERHKRLVTEYKQVPAPPPQFDVMIRNHTVPDAQWENFSDISSASGLTLTPKMERVPFSLPPQKIIGKGGPDLFSPELIKQTSNVYQPPSHGDLPLLPELPPARNPLYREEDDEDVPEPTPMPPVPPNWTVLTRVLKTEAQDEVLSESERSVRLTRAERLRWRAVLTHESALRRELARSVTREEFTRVATDRRFAQLYEPPKWDVIIRILAPPTDKPKNRYRKKTEWDSRSRRSSLPTLYEYDSDAASLREPPRSRRSSYRSDHVDMRSMSEMMVDYAREQADTHSEVSAGTQLGRYYDDDSDTEHPFHQSQPWSRHSLHRSVSQPSLARSNTEVVEQWTAPEGDVTPTPGRRVRGPQGLTTFTTSEVRTFQASTREWRQ from the exons ATGGCGTTGTTATGGTGTGTGGTGGCATGCGCGCTGACGGTTGCGCATGCGCAGTCCAATTATGGATCTCAGGCGAACAACATAGAGTATCAGGGTGATCGGCTCCCCGAACAAACTGTACTTGACGGGAAG GTGACAAAACTAGACGACTTGAGTCCAGTGATCTTCCTGAACAGGACTAAAGCGGTTCTCAACTGCGCTGCCGGCGCTATGCAG ATCGAGTTAAAGTTTAACGAGAAATTCTACGGCATCGCATACGCGGACTTCGACAGACATTCGGCATGTCAGGTGGTCGGCAAGGGCGCGCTCTCTTACAAACTTGAGCTGCCTTTGAAAGGATGTGGGACGAAACAG GATCCCCTACGCGTGTTCACAAACAACATCGTGGTGCGGTTCCACCCGGGGCTGGAGATGGATGGTGACGAGGTGATCACCATCGTGTGCCGCTACCCGCCGCCCATCGTCTCCAAGCCTATTTTCAACCCGCTCATTTTGCC AGCAGAGAGCGGTCCCCTGCCAGCGAAGGCTCCTCTGGCCGGCACGCACATCCTGATGATAATCTGCGCGATCTTGTTCCTGACGATGCTGCTGCTGGGGCTGGGTGTGTCGTACTTGTGTCTGCGCAGGCGCGCGTtgcccgcgccgcgccgacTCATCGACGATTCCTCCGCCTCTATCATTAGCAGGGAGAGCATACAGG AAGTGAAGATCCCCCGCGCGCACCCCGTGTACCCCGCGGGCGAGGCGGCGAGCGTGGCGTCCGACACCATCCCGTCGGACTACCCGTCCGAGACGCCGAGCGAGGCCGACGCCGCGCACACCAACCACGCCTTCATGATGGACGAGAGCTACCACAGCGAAG GGTACGGGGAGATGGTGGAGACGAGCGCGTCTAACGGTCGCATGGTGTCAGGCGCGCCGCCCGCGTTCgacgtgcgcgtgcgcgtgcagcgcccgcccgcgccgccctcgCCGCACTCCACCATCACGCTCACCGAGACCGATGGAGGCAGCATGAG ACACACGGTGGAGGAGCAGGCGCGCGGTCAGTCAGTGCGCACGGTGTCGCCGGTGTCGCTGCCGCTgccggcgcgcgcggcgctgcTCCCGCCGCCCGAgcgcccgccgcgccccgcGCGCCCCGCACACCACCCCGCACACCCCGCGCTATACTCGCACGTCGCGAGGGACAAACAG AAACCCGCGCCGCCCCCGCCGGTGATGAACGAGCGGCTGGAGACGGAGGAGCACGAGATGATGATGGAGAGCCTCGAGCCGTTGCCCGAGACGCCTATCATGCCAGCCAg AAAACCAGAGATCACATCTCACGTGGTTGACGACGTGTTCCTGCGCACAATCACCGAGAAGAAGACTATTGAAGATATCGAGCGTCATAAGCGCCTTGTGACTGAGTATAAACAG GTGCCAGCCCCGCCGCCGCAGTTCGACGTGATGATCCGCAACCACACCGTGCCGGACGCGCAGTGGGAGAACTTCTCCGACATCAGCAGCGCCTCCGGACTCACTCTCACGCCCAAGATGGAGCGCGTGCCCTTCTCACTGCCGCCGCAGAAGATTATcg GAAAAGGCGGTCCAGATCTCTTCTCTCCAGAATTAATCAAGCAGACGAGCAACGTGTACCAGCCGCCGTCTCACGGAGACCTGCCACTGCTGCCCGAGTTGCCTCCCGCACGCAACCCTCTGTACCGCGAGGAGGACGACGAGGACGTGCCCGAGCCCACGCCGATGCCGCCAGTGCCGCCAAACTGGACCGTGCTCACTAGAGTGCTGAAGACCGAAGCGCAGGACGAG GTGCTGTCGGAGTCGGAGCGCAGCGTGCGGCTGACGCGCGCGGAGCGGCTCCGCTGGCGCGCGGTGCTGACGCACGAGAGCGCGCTGCGCCGCGAGCTGGCGCGCTCCGTCACGCGCGAGGAGTTCACGCGCGTCGCCACCGACCGCCGCTTCGCGCAGCTCTACGAGCCGCCCAAGTGGGACGTCATCATCCGCATACTGGCGCCGCCAACAGATAAACCCAAG AACCGGTACCGCAAGAAGACGGAGTGGGACTCGCGGTCGCGGCGCAGCTCGCTGCCGACGCTGTACGAGTACGACAGTGACGCGGCGTCGCTGCGGGAgccgccgcgctcgcgccgCTCCTCCTACCGCAGCGACCACGTCGACATGAG gtcAATGTCTGAGATGATGGTGGACTATGCGCGGGAGCAAGCTGACACGCACTCGGAGGTGTCGGCGGGTACGCAGCTCGGCCGCTACTACGACGACGACAGCGACACAGAGCATCCGTTCCACCAGAGCCA GCCGTGGTCGCGTCACTCGCTGCACCGCTCCGTGAGCCAGCCCTCCCTCGCGCGCTCCAACACGGAGGTCGTGGAGCAGTGGACCGCGCCTGAGGGAGACGTCACTCCCACCCCGGGACGCAGGGTCAGAG GTCCTCAAGGTCTTACAACGTTCACAACATCAGAAGTACGAACATTCCAAGCGTCTACCAGAGAATGGCGTCAATAA